A window from Microbacterium ginsengiterrae encodes these proteins:
- the purL gene encoding phosphoribosylformylglycinamidine synthase subunit PurL, translated as MTTPTASVHVPDSVANAAATPEKEQPYGALGLKDDEYARIREILGRRPTSGELAMYSVMWSEHCSYKSSKNYLRRFGQKVSDEMKKRLMVGMGQNAGVIDVGEGWAVTFKAESHNHPSFIEPFQGAATGVGGIVRDIISMGARPVAVMDALRFGAIDHPDTARVVHGVTAGISFYGNCLGLPNIGGETVFDSVYQANPLVNALAVGVLRHEDLKLANATGVGNKVVLFGARTGGDGIGGASILASDSFDSTGPTKRPAVQVGDPFAEKVLIECCLELYRDELVEAIQDLGAAGISCATSELAANGNSGMHVSLDNVLLRDPTLTAEEILMSESQERMMAIVAPEKLDAFLAVVNKWDVETSVLGEVTGDGRLVIDWQGERIVDVDPSTVAVDGPVYDRPVAYPTWIDALQADAAELLPRSNDPEVLREQFLRLVGSPNLADTRWITNQYDYYVLGNTALAFPDDAGMIRVDEESGLGFAISTDANGRYCQLDPYAGAQLALAEAYRNVAVTGAEPTAITDCLNFGSPENPEVMWQFGQTVDGLADGCFELGTPVTGGNVSFYNQTGDTPIHPTPLVGVLGIIDDVSRRIPSGWQDEGQNIYLLGTTSTELSGSAWADVVHDHLGGLPPKVDLAGEKTLAGLIAAARDEWLISSAHDVSEGGLAQALAEGVMRFGVGARVWLTELMDRDGVDAASALFSESTGRVIVTVPREDDVKFRGLCEGRDYPVLRIGVTDTVPDLEVTGLFTVSAAELRETSQATLPAAFGPTVAEPTA; from the coding sequence GTGACCACCCCCACAGCATCCGTTCATGTCCCCGACTCCGTCGCCAATGCCGCGGCGACCCCCGAGAAGGAGCAGCCGTACGGCGCCCTCGGGCTGAAGGACGACGAGTACGCGCGCATCCGCGAGATCCTCGGCCGTCGCCCCACTTCGGGTGAGCTGGCGATGTACTCCGTGATGTGGTCGGAGCACTGCTCCTACAAGTCGTCGAAGAACTACCTGCGCCGCTTCGGCCAGAAGGTCTCCGACGAGATGAAGAAGCGCCTCATGGTCGGCATGGGCCAGAACGCCGGCGTCATCGACGTCGGCGAGGGCTGGGCGGTCACCTTCAAGGCCGAGAGCCACAACCACCCGAGCTTCATCGAGCCGTTCCAGGGCGCGGCCACCGGCGTCGGCGGGATCGTCCGCGACATCATCTCGATGGGTGCGCGCCCGGTCGCCGTCATGGATGCCCTCCGCTTCGGCGCGATCGACCACCCGGACACCGCTCGCGTCGTGCACGGCGTCACGGCCGGCATCTCGTTCTACGGCAACTGCCTCGGTCTGCCGAACATCGGCGGCGAGACGGTGTTCGACTCCGTCTACCAGGCCAACCCGCTCGTCAACGCACTCGCGGTCGGCGTGCTCCGCCACGAGGACCTCAAGCTCGCCAACGCCACCGGCGTCGGCAACAAGGTCGTCCTGTTCGGTGCCCGCACGGGTGGCGACGGCATCGGCGGGGCGAGCATCCTCGCCTCGGACTCGTTCGACTCCACCGGTCCGACCAAGCGCCCGGCCGTCCAGGTCGGCGACCCGTTCGCCGAGAAGGTGCTCATCGAGTGCTGCCTCGAGCTGTACCGCGACGAGCTCGTCGAGGCGATCCAGGACCTCGGCGCCGCCGGCATCTCCTGCGCGACCAGCGAGCTCGCCGCCAACGGCAACTCCGGCATGCACGTCTCGCTCGACAACGTCCTGCTGCGCGACCCCACCCTGACCGCTGAGGAGATCCTCATGTCGGAGTCGCAGGAGCGCATGATGGCGATCGTCGCCCCCGAGAAGCTCGACGCGTTCCTCGCCGTCGTGAACAAGTGGGACGTGGAGACGAGCGTGCTCGGCGAGGTCACCGGCGACGGCCGCCTCGTCATCGACTGGCAGGGCGAGCGCATCGTCGACGTCGACCCGTCGACCGTCGCCGTCGACGGCCCGGTCTACGACCGTCCGGTCGCGTATCCGACGTGGATCGACGCGCTGCAGGCGGATGCCGCGGAGCTCCTGCCCCGCTCGAACGACCCCGAGGTGCTGCGCGAGCAGTTCCTCCGCCTCGTCGGCTCGCCGAACCTCGCCGACACCCGCTGGATCACCAACCAGTACGACTACTACGTGCTCGGCAACACCGCCCTGGCCTTCCCCGACGACGCCGGGATGATCCGCGTCGACGAGGAGTCCGGCCTCGGCTTCGCGATCTCCACGGACGCGAACGGCCGCTACTGCCAGCTCGACCCGTACGCGGGTGCGCAGCTCGCCCTGGCCGAGGCGTACCGCAACGTCGCCGTCACCGGCGCGGAGCCCACCGCCATCACCGACTGCCTGAACTTCGGCTCCCCCGAGAACCCCGAGGTCATGTGGCAGTTCGGCCAGACCGTCGACGGCCTCGCAGACGGATGCTTCGAGCTGGGCACCCCCGTCACCGGCGGCAACGTCTCGTTCTACAACCAGACCGGTGACACCCCGATCCACCCGACCCCGCTGGTCGGCGTCCTCGGGATCATCGACGACGTCTCGCGTCGTATCCCTTCGGGGTGGCAGGACGAGGGACAGAACATCTACCTGCTCGGCACCACCTCGACCGAGCTGTCGGGCTCGGCGTGGGCCGACGTCGTGCACGATCACCTCGGCGGCCTGCCGCCGAAGGTCGACCTCGCCGGCGAGAAGACCCTGGCCGGTCTCATCGCCGCCGCCCGCGACGAGTGGCTGATCTCGTCCGCCCACGACGTGTCCGAGGGCGGCCTGGCCCAGGCCCTCGCCGAGGGCGTCATGCGCTTCGGCGTCGGCGCCCGCGTCTGGCTGACCGAACTCATGGACCGCGACGGTGTGGATGCGGCATCCGCCCTGTTCTCGGAGTCGACCGGCCGCGTCATCGTCACCGTTCCCCGTGAGGACGACGTGAAGTTCCGCGGACTGTGCGAGGGGCGCGACTACCCGGTGCTGCGCATCGGCGTGACCGACACGGTCCCCGACCTCGAGGTGACCGGACTGTTCACCGTGTCGGCAGCCGAGCTGCGCGAGACGTCGCAGGCGACCCTGCCTGCGGCCTTCGGCCCGACGGTCGCCGAGCCCACCGCATGA
- a CDS encoding cobalamin-independent methionine synthase II family protein, producing MTEIRTTTAGSLPRTQALLEANAARPFADDGFTLQSTPEYEELIGAAVADVVERQRRAGITQPGDGEFGKASSSPVDYGAWWGYSFQRVNGLSLTEVNAFNEPPRRSAPGKVVLTSFLDRRDRQEFADAYADREAGIGTGRTATAFPTTTAPISYRGQDAVAADIAHLRGALREGEEGFLTAIAPGSAARVRNEYYPSDEAHIDAWADALREEYRAIVDAGLTLQLDDPSLAENWDQINPEPTVAEYQDFTRIRVEAINRAIEGLPKEQIRLHLCWGSWHGPHSTDIEVRHILPVVLQAKVGSISFEAANARHEHEWAHWADAAAQGLIPDDLVLVPGVVGHSTNLIEHPDLVAQRIARYTDIVGADRVIASTDCGLGGRVHPDIAWAKLEALGEGARRAARPDAVIG from the coding sequence ATGACCGAGATCCGGACGACCACCGCCGGCAGCCTTCCCCGCACGCAGGCCCTGCTGGAGGCGAACGCGGCCCGCCCGTTCGCCGATGACGGCTTCACGCTGCAGTCCACGCCGGAGTACGAGGAGCTCATCGGTGCCGCGGTCGCCGATGTCGTCGAGCGTCAGCGCCGGGCCGGGATCACGCAGCCGGGAGACGGCGAGTTCGGCAAGGCCTCGTCGAGCCCCGTGGACTACGGCGCGTGGTGGGGGTACTCGTTTCAGCGCGTGAACGGACTGTCCCTCACCGAGGTCAACGCGTTCAACGAACCGCCGCGCCGGTCCGCTCCCGGCAAGGTCGTCCTGACGAGCTTCCTCGACCGCCGCGACCGGCAGGAGTTCGCCGACGCGTACGCCGACCGCGAGGCCGGTATCGGCACCGGCCGGACGGCGACGGCGTTCCCCACGACGACGGCGCCGATCTCGTACCGGGGTCAGGATGCCGTCGCCGCCGACATCGCGCACCTGCGCGGCGCGCTGCGCGAGGGCGAGGAGGGGTTCCTCACGGCGATCGCGCCGGGGTCCGCCGCCCGCGTGCGCAACGAGTACTACCCGTCCGATGAGGCGCACATCGACGCATGGGCGGATGCCCTGCGCGAGGAGTACCGCGCGATCGTCGACGCGGGGCTCACGCTCCAGCTCGATGATCCGTCCCTCGCCGAGAACTGGGATCAGATCAACCCCGAGCCGACCGTGGCGGAGTATCAGGACTTCACCCGCATCCGCGTCGAGGCCATCAACCGGGCGATAGAGGGGCTGCCCAAGGAGCAGATCCGCCTCCACCTCTGTTGGGGATCGTGGCACGGACCGCACTCCACCGACATCGAGGTGCGCCACATCCTGCCCGTCGTCCTGCAGGCGAAGGTCGGCTCGATCTCCTTCGAGGCGGCGAACGCCCGTCACGAGCACGAATGGGCGCACTGGGCGGATGCCGCGGCTCAGGGCCTCATCCCCGACGACCTCGTGCTCGTCCCCGGCGTCGTCGGGCACTCCACGAACCTCATCGAGCACCCCGATCTCGTCGCGCAGCGGATCGCCCGCTACACCGACATCGTCGGCGCGGACCGCGTGATCGCGTCGACCGACTGCGGCCTCGGAGGCCGCGTGCACCCCGACATCGCCTGGGCCAAGCTCGAGGCGCTCGGCGAGGGTGCCCGGCGGGCGGCTCGCCCGGACGCAGTCATCGGCTGA
- a CDS encoding M1 family aminopeptidase, giving the protein MTRLPSSPRRRLLATSLVSTLVAGALLATAAPAVAHGDPIDGPQTAGDAVFPNVGNGGYDALDYDIDIAWSPTGVAGGVITGEFDAASMTMTARALTPLRSFSLDFEGLNIDSVFVDGQPATWTRIVEPTAIKYKLVITPATPVEDEFTVTVNYSGVPQHHIDADGSQEGWSGTNDGAMLLGQPIGMMTAFPHNNTPGDKATYTITVDAPSVLADVNGVEGPGAVASNGELVMKESSAGTGRTTWTWRQDEQMASELVVIGIGRYEVVEGSITLTDGRVIPSWSFIDSGLTTSDKNRVRDRIALLEPMTQNLESIYGPYPGNSTGVIVKTVPRAINYALETQDRSFFPSVNSVAGNTLIHELAHQWYGNNVAPSTWTDIWMGEGMASWAPTYYNSAEGFGTSATTVEESYFSTWNRTAATSGNWAIAPGAQTDSADLYGYQTYTRSGMFWSVLRVAMGDEAFFALIEQWQIDNAGQSRSGSDLLALATEISGRDLDALWTDWILEPGKPAWPDKSLFALTSDASAPLNVGESVQFDLTAENTGRVALASTSVSVDVAQLLESAVLDVPAEATLDGTTLTWVVPQTAVGATATLSFTATITESAPGGTVAATASSTSPGASCADCVAELDVVEKVLPSQAPAISGDAVVGETLTVSSEGWPEGTSLSYEWALDGVVVDPADGNSVQRAARPAGSDTFVIPADAVGARVSVTVTGSLDGYRDGSVTSESTVAVREASDSTPGGGTGGTPADGAGSGSDSGSGTSTPDELSQTGAELPTAAALLGFMMLVAGGLFAAARRRRRIDAEV; this is encoded by the coding sequence ATGACACGCCTACCCTCCTCCCCGCGCCGACGGCTGCTCGCGACCTCCCTGGTCTCGACGCTGGTCGCCGGCGCCCTCCTCGCCACCGCCGCCCCCGCCGTCGCGCACGGTGACCCGATCGACGGACCGCAAACGGCCGGCGACGCGGTGTTCCCGAACGTCGGCAACGGCGGATACGACGCACTCGACTACGACATCGACATCGCCTGGAGCCCGACGGGCGTCGCCGGCGGTGTCATCACCGGAGAGTTCGACGCGGCATCCATGACGATGACCGCTCGCGCCCTCACGCCTCTTCGTTCTTTCTCGCTCGACTTCGAGGGCCTGAACATCGACAGCGTCTTCGTCGACGGGCAGCCGGCGACGTGGACCCGCATCGTCGAGCCTACGGCGATCAAGTACAAGCTTGTCATCACCCCGGCGACGCCCGTGGAGGACGAGTTCACCGTCACGGTCAACTACAGCGGTGTCCCGCAGCACCACATCGACGCGGACGGCAGCCAGGAAGGCTGGAGCGGCACGAACGACGGCGCGATGCTGCTCGGGCAGCCGATCGGCATGATGACCGCCTTCCCCCACAACAACACCCCCGGCGACAAGGCCACCTACACGATCACCGTCGATGCGCCCAGCGTCCTCGCCGACGTGAACGGCGTCGAGGGGCCCGGAGCCGTAGCCAGCAACGGTGAGCTGGTCATGAAGGAGTCTTCCGCCGGCACGGGGCGCACCACGTGGACCTGGCGCCAGGACGAGCAGATGGCCTCGGAGCTCGTCGTCATCGGCATCGGCCGCTACGAAGTCGTCGAGGGATCCATCACCCTCACCGACGGCCGCGTCATCCCGTCGTGGTCGTTCATCGACTCCGGCCTGACCACCTCCGACAAGAACAGGGTCCGCGACCGCATCGCCCTGCTGGAGCCCATGACGCAGAACCTGGAGTCGATCTACGGTCCGTACCCTGGCAACAGCACCGGCGTGATCGTCAAGACCGTCCCCCGGGCCATCAACTACGCGCTCGAGACGCAGGACCGCTCGTTCTTCCCGAGCGTCAACTCCGTCGCCGGCAACACGCTCATCCACGAGCTCGCGCACCAGTGGTACGGCAACAACGTCGCCCCTTCCACCTGGACCGACATCTGGATGGGCGAGGGAATGGCGAGCTGGGCGCCGACCTACTACAACTCCGCTGAGGGCTTCGGCACCAGCGCCACCACGGTCGAGGAGTCGTACTTCAGCACGTGGAACCGCACCGCCGCGACCAGCGGCAACTGGGCGATCGCACCGGGCGCGCAGACCGACTCCGCCGACCTCTACGGCTACCAGACCTACACGCGCAGCGGCATGTTCTGGTCGGTTCTCCGCGTCGCCATGGGTGACGAGGCGTTCTTCGCCCTGATCGAGCAGTGGCAGATCGACAACGCCGGCCAGAGCCGTTCCGGTTCCGACCTGCTCGCCCTCGCCACGGAGATCTCCGGCCGCGACCTCGACGCACTGTGGACCGACTGGATCCTCGAGCCGGGCAAGCCCGCCTGGCCCGACAAGTCCCTCTTCGCCCTGACGTCGGATGCCTCTGCTCCCCTGAACGTGGGCGAGAGCGTGCAGTTCGATCTGACCGCGGAGAACACCGGCCGCGTGGCGCTCGCCTCGACGTCGGTCTCGGTCGATGTCGCACAGCTGCTCGAGAGCGCCGTGCTCGACGTCCCCGCCGAGGCGACGCTCGACGGCACGACCCTCACCTGGGTCGTGCCGCAGACCGCGGTCGGCGCGACTGCCACTCTGTCGTTCACCGCGACGATCACCGAGTCCGCCCCGGGCGGTACCGTCGCGGCGACCGCGTCGTCCACGAGCCCCGGAGCGAGCTGCGCTGACTGCGTCGCCGAACTGGATGTCGTGGAGAAGGTGCTCCCGTCGCAGGCGCCCGCCATCTCCGGTGACGCCGTCGTCGGCGAAACCCTCACCGTCTCCTCCGAGGGGTGGCCGGAGGGAACCAGCCTGTCCTACGAGTGGGCACTCGACGGCGTCGTCGTCGACCCCGCGGATGGGAACTCCGTGCAGCGCGCCGCCCGACCGGCAGGCTCCGACACCTTCGTCATCCCCGCGGATGCCGTCGGTGCACGCGTGAGCGTCACGGTCACCGGCTCGCTCGACGGCTACCGCGACGGCTCGGTCACGAGCGAGAGCACGGTCGCCGTCCGCGAGGCATCCGACAGCACCCCCGGCGGCGGCACGGGCGGCACGCCCGCTGACGGCGCCGGCTCCGGCAGCGACAGCGGCAGTGGCACGTCGACGCCCGACGAGCTGAGTCAGACCGGTGCGGAGCTGCCCACTGCGGCCGCTCTGCTCGGGTTCATGATGCTCGTCGCCGGTGGTCTCTTCGCCGCCGCGCGCCGTCGCCGCCGCATCGACGCCGAGGTCTGA